The genomic region CTTATATTAGCAGTAATATCTTTCTAGGCATTTTtaacatcctcctcggttTTGGTTATTAATGGGTACCTAGAGCAAACAAGAGTTAAAGAAAAGCTTCATTTTTGGTCTCTGTGGGTGGAATATAAAGTATGTGTTAATATCGGGGGGCTTTCGGAGGTCcagggttgtggagggtttAATGTAGGTAGATGGCTTGGGTAGTTTAAACCTACCTGGGCCACATCCATATGTGGTCCACTTCCTTGTCATCCAACCTAGCGCAAGGGACGTTTTGGTTCAGCTTTGACCGGGGAAGCGCGGGAGAAACCATTGTTACCACACGGGTAAGGGATCCGTAGTACCTTTTACTCTTGGCTCGACGCTCCTAAACCCATGCATCCTGGAAGCTCTGGAGTActtggaggatgtggaaaaTAACTGTTGAGAAGCAGATGGAATCCCCGTGCAACCACTGTTTACCATGAATTAGATAGATTTTATAGACCCGACCATATGGGTTACTAAGGGCACTAACGTCTATTTTTATAAGCGGGGATCCGATGCCGGATACCACGAGCTGCGCGCCAGCAATCCGCTCGCCAGAGTTCAACATCGAAAAACACCAATATCGATGTAAACCAAGCATTGTAGGCTTTGAAATACTGAGTACCTTAGTATATCTACCTGGCCAAGAAATGAGGAATCATGACCAAAAAAGAACCTTGAAAACACTGGAGTGGAGGATTCGGTGCGCGATCAGGATTTTGTTGATGGCCAGGTGGTCAATGAGGTGAGCCCATACATGAGATGAGCCAAGTCAAATCGAGGGCCGTTTTATCTCATCTTCAGTCATTAAAATGATGGCATGTGACTAAGGTGACACTGCGCCAAATGTGGCACAGATGGCTCTGAATTGGTAACCTACAAAACCAGCCATTCCACCACTAATTGAACTAGATACCTACGCATGGAAGCATCGTTTCCAGGCTTTGAACCGCCATTCAAAATAACCATAGATTGGATACGTATGCAGGTGCAAACCCAAGTGCATACTTGGTTCCTGTTAATCTGTGGCATGTAGGCCAATCGAACATGTATGTGCTGCACAACGTAGATCCGGCTGACATCTCAAACATGATAATATATATGTACCTGGACTCGCCAGCATGTGTGACTCCATTGGGGGATCACGGAGATGTACGACTTAATCAGGACATTCTATTTAGCTCTGAAGCAGCACAGGGAGTCTTGTAGCACTCTCTTTTTACCTGTTCGGGCAGAGTCCCTTGCGTTCGTTTTTGCTGTTCCACAGCTACCTATATCAGCTAATCCTTATGGAGAGATATACGGTCCTTAGTTTTGAACTATTCAAACCAGCTCATCTCTGACAATGCCACACCACACTCACTGCTTTTGTGCTTTCCTTTCCATCTCGCTTACAGCATCCCGCCCGCCCACCgctccaaaaccaccccaTAGACAAATCTCCAAGCATGCTTGAATCCCTAGTGCAGTTGGGCAGGCGGTCTGCATATACCTAACACCAAAATCGCGCTGCAAGGAACTTCCCATTAACCACTACAAACGCATAAGTGCGTAGTTATTCAGCATGCCAGATATATTCCTTTTACCGGATAAGTTAACTATACGTCGGTCCGTAGGCAGAACTTACTGAGATATTATTCTCGTTTAGAGAGGATAGCGATTCGATCGTGCCATCGTACACGAAGCATGTTTGTATTTACTAAATAGTAGCAATTGGAAAGGTGAGAAACCCGGGAAGTTAGATGTGTAGATAAGGAAAGACTTGGATATGACAAGAGACAGTGATTAGAGCTATCGTGGATAGCCCTGTACAAAGATTTCTTTAGATCCCATATTAGATGAATCGTCCACTTCCCCAGCTGAGCTTCTACACTCGTACTATAATTCTATCACTGCGATTGGCTTCCACTCCTGAATCGGCCCATCCGATGGAACCAGCCATACCATaccaccatcccagccaTCGTACattcctctctctccgcTCGCAGCCTGTCCATCATCCGGCAAAGCGACCCCGGCATCCACAATTATTCGACTTACCTCTCTCATTTTCTCCTCAGTAATCGGTACATCACCGCTGTTTCCCACACGGCATGCATGTCAGCCATTCGCTACTTCTATgcaaaaaagaccaaaacaAGCGATGAACACTTACTACATCAAGCTAACATGCGGCCCAAActgcttcctccaccactccaACCATTCCTTCGTCTTCTCGCCCCGttcgtcctcttccccaaacaCTCCCCTCGCCCTCGAAACCCCCGCAAGGTCTTTGACGCCCTCGTACCCGACAGATATGTAACACCGCCTATAGAAAACATCCTGACTCTTCACCTTGCCGAAACGGACCTTGACGTGTTCGGCAGAAGGGAAAGGGATCGAGTCGAGCCATGCTTGTGGGTCGGACCCGTAGACAGAGGGAGGGACATCACTGGTCAGGGTCATgtggggggagaagaaatGCGGTTTGACTTTAGGAGATGATGCAGCTTCGGAGGGGCacttggaggggagggtcgAACTGATGAGCTTCGTGAGGATGGAGTAGAGGGGATGCGTCACTGGAGGCAGAAGCCAAAGGGAAGAGCCAGGCATTGTGAGAGGCTTGCGGTTATGGAAGTAAAAGGAGTTAATTACGCAGTTGAGTTGTCCGGAAACGGTGTCGTTCTTGGTGTCGTTGATGGCGCGGGATGAGGTTAAAGGCGGGGTCGGCTCTGCAAGGTGTTGCCCTCTGTCACCTGCGGGCCGGGCCAGCCTCCACCAGATGCCAAGAGATTGACCCCTCAGTACCCCCCGACAACTTCACCTTTTACTACACACCCCCGCTGTGGGATCTTGTCAACGATACTTTTGTACGCGTCTTGTTTAAAATCGGGCATGCAAAATGAGACATTCTACCCCTGGGTCTCGGCGCTACCTGAGATTCCGGCTCTGATTCCAGTCGTGAATATGGTTTTGGGTGTAGTCTTTTAAGTGGGAATGCCCATTCCCTTCAGTTCAATCCTCACGGGTTAGGGCTAGGGTCTTCGTTTGGGATTGCAGTTTTTCTAGTGTGTTTAGTCGAATCTAGCTTGTGGCTGACCTCTGGGAGAGCTGGCCTGAGCGGTAGAATCCTAAATGTTGAAAGCAGTGAATGCATCTAAATGATGAAACGAGCTGAAAAGCAGGCTTAAAAACGCTTGATTCTGGTAAATACCTAAGGTAAATAAATAGGTATAGTTGGCGCAGATTCAATGGTTAGTAGTATTctggcttttcttttctactTATCTAAGCAGTATAAATACCCCTCATCCTAGTTTCTGCTATCCACTATCCGAGCATTAAAAAGCATAGTCTAAGCCTTTCTGTCCACAATCCAAGCATTACAAAGTCTTAGTTTAAACTTTTCCCGGCCACTATCCAAGTATTAGACATCCTTAGTTCAAGTCTTCATCCCAGCCTTTCAAATTTGTAATGAAGCTTTTATAGCAAGCTAGGGAGAGGTGTTCGAGAAGGGTACCtcgggttgttggttgttgtctATTTATCATAGGGGGGACTTTTTGGAACCCATTTACTACTTGCAAGTTATCTTCCCAGTAATCCCCaagtaccaccaccagcagcgacCGAGTAAAAAGAACAATTCACCAACCACAATCAAAGAAGATGGTATATTCAAGTCGGAAAATGAGTCATATATAGATTTCGGGTTATAGTTTGTCTTCGAACTTCATATTCAGAATTCTTGCATTCTAGGTACCCCATGTCACTTTCCTCCCTGAACGGCCCATCAACCCGACCTCTCTGCGCTAGTCCAAAGCCTGATCTCCCATTAAGACCAGTTGCGTTGGGGTGCGACTTCCAAGGTGACCCTTTAAAAGCTCAGCACCTTCGTTCGGGCCCGACCCGCATGTCCCCAGATCTGCTACGCCGCACCACTGTTATGAAAAGCTTGGCGATAATCAGACCAGAGAGAGGCCACCAAGAGGCCAGGGCCAAAAATTCCATGCGGCGTGACTAACACAAGACGCCCTTCGGAGTCAACCTAGTTGTGCTCTGCCAGTCCAATGAATGACCTCCACAAGGCCATCTCCAGTGACCTGCAAATCAAGCGATGCAAAACAGGTCGGTAGAAAAACCTGAAAAACAAGAGAAAGTGCTGTTGATTCCGAGTTCCGGATGACCTGACAGGATGTTATATACAGCCATGATAGACTTTTGTTTTCCTTTGCTGGACATATTTTACTCAACTCATTTTGTGAACCAGTCGAAACATATCAGCTACGCACTTTTTAATCTCGTCCTAACAACACAATCACCATTACATAACCAAGTCATACACTCTAAATAATCATGCCAACAACACACCTCGGCACCAAGGGGCAACCCCTGATCGCAGCAAAGTTAGCATTAGGGACCAATAATCAAAATTCACAACCTCAAGCAGATGCCTACATAGCCCGTACGGTCCTATCCAACGGCTACGTAGCATACCGAGCAACTCTGACGAACTGGCTACCTGATTACCAATACCTACATCGAGCTCCCTGTCCCGAAGTCCCAGTTAACGGTGGCGAACATTGGAGACACGACAATCAGTCACAAGTCAAGCGAGATACTACGCTCGCCCTCTTACCGCACAAGCGCCTTGTTGTCTCCGAGGACTTTCCTCTAGGTAGCCCCTGGCCGAGCAATTGCGCCGCGAAGAAAGGCCACTTACGCGATGTCAAGGCTCTCAGCTCAAGTTCATCAAAACTCAcaggagagaaggaaagggagaaCAAGGCGGTAAAGGAGACGGCTTGGTGGCTGAAGTTTGACTGTCGGGGTGTGCCGGAGGAAATGAAAGGAGCTAtgcaagaggaggatgaagagaaAGAGCGAGTTAAGCAGCGACAGGCGGAGAAGGCAAGATTTCAGGGTGGGAGAATGGTGCAGAGAGGAAATGCAAAGGTGTGGAGAAAGGAACCTCGATTTAGGGGTAGTGGGAGAGTCGTGACGCTTGATGATCCTGTGAAAGATGGCAAGGAACTGGCCTTTGGAGAGCAAATCCTGCCCAGTGACTTGTGGAGGGAAAACAGACGTTGGAATGCTCCTactgtcgaggagggtgagggaaTGCGAATGGAGGATATTATTCGTGAGGAGCCGGCTTATACGATCAGAACAGTACAACGACGCACCCCGAAGAAGACTGTTAAGAAAACGATTAAGAAACGGGTCAGCTTTAAAACCCCGTTGGTGGAAGAGATTCCGTACTTGCAACCACCTGAGCTCTTGCTACCGGGTTCGGATAGTGATTGTGGGTTGAGCGTGGAATCGAATAGTGGATGTGAATACGATGGTTTCCTCGACTTTtccgaggatgaggctcAGGGATGGGTGCCTGTTATGGTGCGAGAAGaccaaaagaaagaagaggaagggtggGTATCCCTTACTGGGTCCTGGATGATGCTTGGCGGAGTGccggaggaaaagaagatggTGAAGTTGTAGGATAGGGAAAGTTGGCACAGAGAGTGATCTCAGTTAGGATAGGTAGATAGGTAGCAATCGCAACAGAGGTACCGAACATGATTGGGAATGAACTTTGGGCATACCTCAATTCCGATGAGCCAAGCCTGGCCAAGTGTTTTTATCATGGTCAATGATCGTGTCCAAGCCTTACTCGGAGAATTCGAGCCTCCTGGTGACATCGGACGGCAGTCAACTTCTTGACACCTGCCGGTTGAGGTACCGAAAACAACTAAAAAGTCTTACCATCGCGATCTGCCTCAGGGGTTGGGTTGCAGCGAACAAGACCCTGTTGTGTGTCACATGAAAAAGGGCAGCCTATCATAGCGATGAAACAAGCAGCTCCCAGGAGTCGGGGGCAAACTGTGCCCCGCTAATCCTGGATGCCCCGTCTCATAGGGCGTATCAGATCCAGGGGATCTagcatcaccagcaaatAAACGCTGTGGATGGCCAACGTCCCTGGTATGGCACCCTGACATCCATGCTGCACACAGCCCAACCGATGGGCAGCGTTCGATTCTTCATCTCGACTTAGGGGTACGCCGAGATGCGCGCTTAGCTCCCATGATAAACAAACAGGATCGGTTGTCAAAAATAAGCTTAATACTTGGGCACCGCCCTACTTTCAGTGTAGTTAGAGTAAGATCGGGATATCTCAACATTGCAAGTGTcggatgatggtgttgtgaaAAGCATCGCCCTCGatcctttcctccttccATTCAAGATATACACAGTCGTTCCTTCCCTTTCAATTCTTTTGTTTCAACCATCAAGCCATGGTTCGCCTGTACCTTCCTTTCGCTGCTGCCTTGGCGCACAGCATTTCTGCTTTTGCTAGCGCGATTCCATATGTTTcgcccaacaccatcattgACACTCGCGACGTgagctcatcatccatcGAAGACACAGTCTTGGCAAAACCCAACACTGTCATCCTGAAGCCCATTCGTTTCCCCCGCCCGGTAAATACCAGACGTGAGCTCCGAGCTGCCTTTTCGCTCAAGTCCGAAGAGACTCTTTACTGGTCTAGCGAGGACGGCACCATCGCCAAGCTTCGCATCGAAACCGCCGGCGAAAACGAAAATCTCGTGAACCTCGAGCTCATCGACGACCTCATCACCCAAGTCAGCTGTCCCCAGACCGACGGCGAGTTGAAGCTTACCTTTTCCGAGGAAGCCGACTTTAACGAAGCGGAAGATATATGGCAGTGGGTCAACAAGAAGCCTGACAACCACTTCTTCctgcttgttggtgatggcgctTGTGGCAGCAACACCGAGCGTATCATCTACAATGTCACTGGGCTGATCTATAATAACGAGAAGGAAACTGCTATCTTAAGTGTTGAGCAAACAACGTGGAAGAAAGCGGCACATACTTTTGACTTAACCGTCGGCCGGCCGGCGGTCCCTCCCAGCGAGATTAAAAAGAGGCAGTTCTTGAAGGATACGTGGAACAAAATCAAAGATGGGTTTACTAAGGTCGGAGAAAAGATTAAGGAGACCGCCGATAAGGTTATTGGGAAAGTAAAGGAGAAGGTCGAGGAGATTCCAGCTATTACCGTTCCTGTGCTAGGTGAGGTGAACCCGTTCGACCCAGCTTTTAACCCCGATTTCTCGATTCCGTTCGAGTCGAATCTCACGGCAAAGACGATCTCGCTCTCTCGGGATCAAATCGACGCTTTAGCTACATGTGTTAGCTGCTTTACGACCGGGTCATTGCGCATTGAGGCAAGGTTCGCGGCCAAGGCGTTCAAGCTATCCGAGGCCAACGTGGAGATCTCTTTGTCCGACGAGCTGGCGGCCACTGCCATTGTTGCTCTGAAGGCGCAAGGCAGTGTGTTGAACGGGCCTGCCTTGTCACAGAGTATTCCGATCTTTGAGTTCTCGCCTGCGGGTATTGCTATCCCCGGTGTGCTCACTGTGGGCCCAACAGTGGCTATCTCTTTAGGTGCTGAGCTTGGTGAGCTGAAGGGGAGTCTTGGCATCACCCTGGGAGGCACGGCTAGCCTGCCCAAGGGATCAACTGCCAAGCTTGACTTTTTGAATGAGGCCAGAATGAGTAAGAGCGGTTGGGAGATTACGTTTGAGGAGCAGCCCCTGAAGGTGGACGCAAATATTGAAGCTCGCGCTTCGGCTTTCCTTAAGGGCTCGATCGGGATGGAAGTCAGTGTTGTTGGTAAGTAAATAGTTCTCTCCACTGCTGTAAAGATATTATCTTAGCTAATACTCTTATAGAAACGGGCTTTGCTGCTGAGTTGACTGCGAAAGCGCCAACTTTGTCTGCGTCTTTAAAGACAATCACTTGTTTGTCTGCCCTTCCCCAAGAGACGCTGATTCACGATTGGCTTTAACTAACATGGTGGGCAGCTGCTACTTGCACGGCTTGTGGAGGCTTTCAGAACGGCTTCCAGGGTAGTCTCAATCTTGGGGCATCGGTGGGTGTCAGCCTGACAAGGAAGAGTTCCGGGGCAGATGTACCATTATGGAACATGAATTTTGGAGTGAGTTTCCCTTATTGTCTGGCATTGATCAGTGATAGCTGATTCGTTAATAGGAAGCCAACACTTTGGAACTTGCCGGATTCTGTGAGGGTTTTGGGCCACAGGGAGACCGGTGTCTGGCTATCATCTGAGATACTTGTCAATTCAGCCACCTCATCATTATTGCATCCAATTCAAGGAGACCTCTGGTGATTCTCTCTATTCTAGAGCCTTGTCTTGCGGCTCTTGCCAAGCATCTTGTTGGTGCAGTAAACTGGGGCGGTGCTATTACCTGCATATTTCGCCAACAGTTAATGCCCAACTGGACCAGGTGACCAACCAGAGCATTGCAATATTTATCGAGGATAAGCCTCAAGGTCTGCCTTCAACGGATATGTGGCTATGCAGCTGACTGGGCGGTAGGATTGCAGATGCATATGCATCGAGTGCTAGCGGGAAGACGGCCACATGAGCCTGGTCGAGGCACATATACCTTGCACATTAGCCTCCTACATCACCACTTGAGTTCTGATTTTGGACTATTTTTTGCAAATCTTTTGGTACCTTTGACAACATACTCGATCTGGTTACCTCTATTGCTAGCTTCGCCTACCAGACCTTTTTGACCTACAACGGCCTGGGAGATGATGCTAAAGATCTCGCAAAAGAGATCAAAAGTATCTCAGGGAAAACAAGCACATGTAAAAAGGTCTATGAGCGGATCTATTCAGGGGTGATTTGGGTCTCCTTCCCCGAGCAGTTGTAGCGAAGATTGATTACCAGTTTGGAAAGATGTCAGAAGACGTTGTCAGAAGCTGAGGAGAAGTCAAATAAGCTTCTTAAAAGTCCTAGCCGTAAACTCCTCCAAGTTCTAGACTTCGATGAGGTGAAAAGGTTGAGGGACAATTTGCGGTCGAGAGATAAAGACCTGCGATTAGTTGTGGAGGACATCCACCCGTAAGTCGCTTTTTCTTCTGGCCAGTGTTACTGTTTCTTTCATCTATTCCAGTGAGAGGTCTTGGTTATATGATACTTCATGCCTACATCATGCAAGGGCAACCGTCCGCTAACATCGGGTGCTCAAAACAGGGAGATAGGCGCCTAAACACTCAAAGACGCGCGCCAAATAAAAGACATGTCCTACCAGACCAAGCATATCTCTCGCCAAGCAAGAGACACGGCCGACCAAACAAAAAGAATGACCTCCAAATTACAAAGTGACGTCCAAAAAAAAGGCGCCGTAGCCTGCCAAACACAGGCCATTGTCCTCAATATCGAATCCCAACTTAAAAAACTCATTAAAGCATCCCACGCACCGAGTCCAGGACGCCAATTTGCAGATGAGTTCCACCATTAGTGAGGACACTTTTGCTTTACGGTAAGAGCGTCGATAAGCGACAACTGCCTAATATACTACTCTACAAAATGCTTATAGTGACCCCGATCAATCGGACAACaaaattacttttattaGCTTTCTGCTCGACGAGGGGGCTGATCCAAAGCTTACCACTAAAGGTGCTCAATCAACATTCCTGCACCTCGCTGCCTACAATAACAACGTGAAAGCACTGAAGGCTATCAAGAGAAGCCTAGTGCCAGAGGACGACGAACCTACTGATGCCAAGACACTCGCCGCTCGAGCTACAAGCTTCCTGTATTCACAAGGAAAAAGAGGTGACGACACTGCCCCGTCGACCTTCAACTTCGATGAGTACAGTGTCAACCGTGCAGCGCTATAGATGCCACAAAAAGGAATGGAAGAGTCTCCTATGTAAGGCCAACAAGAGCGGTAGGAATGTTCTTCACATGGTTGCTTGGGGGGCAGCACCTGAGGCGGCCGAGTTTTTGGTTAGCGAGATTGTGAGAGAGAGGCTGAGTGAGCGGTTAGTTAGGGAGCAGGACGACAAGGGAAGAACGCCTTGGGATGTTTTGTCTGGAAAATGTTCCAGGGGAGATAAGGATGAAAGAGCGTTCaggaagatgaagactgCGTTAGAAAAGGCGGGTGCCCACTTGTCTGCAGCTCAAGAGAAGGAACTAGCAAAGGAGGTACAGGCTAAGGCGCTACCTCAAGTCGACCAGCAACATGAAGGTACAAAGAATGCGTCAAAGACCACTCCACACCAGCAACCACGCCGGAGCCCGCCTCGAGGCAGGTCTGAGGTTCGATCTCCACAGAAGCACGAGGACCGTGGTCGGAATAAAACCCCAGACTCAGGTCAACGACAGAATGACCAAAGCCATCTCAAATATCCAGACCGTAGAGATGATGACTGGTCACTGGGAAAGAGCGATAGCCGCCGTGGAAGATCCAAGGCACCTACGAAGGACGCCAGCCAGAACAGGACCAACAGACAACGGTCGAACAGTCCACAGGTCGCCAGACAGGATGTGTGCACAAATAAGATTTCGAGTCACGAAGTGACACCTGACACTGGCAGGAGCGACAAAGCGGCCGGTGAGAAACAAAAATCCAGAAAGAATACACCAAAACCTCGAGGTGTTCATTCAAGCCAGATGAAGAAGCCAACACCAAGTCGAGATACTAGAGCAGCCAATTTACCGCCCCCCGTGAACCAGAGGAGCAGGTCCCCAAATACCTTGCCTGATTTGAAGCAAGATGCCAAATGTAAGATGCGTCCAGTGTCATCTCAAAGTGAAAGCCAAAAGAAGCCTAAGGGTAGAGTCTCCACGGGCGAGGTCAGCAAAAGCACGAGGAGTGCTGGGCGGGATACAGCATCCA from Podospora bellae-mahoneyi strain CBS 112042 chromosome 4, whole genome shotgun sequence harbors:
- a CDS encoding hypothetical protein (EggNog:ENOG503P6E8; COG:S); protein product: MPGSSLWLLPPVTHPLYSILTKLISSTLPSKCPSEAASSPKVKPHFFSPHMTLTSDVPPSVYGSDPQAWLDSIPFPSAEHVKVRFGKVKSQDVFYRRCYISVGYEGVKDLAGVSRARGVFGEEDERGEKTKEWLEWWRKQFGPHVSLMYGDVPITEEKMREVSRIIVDAGVALPDDGQAASGERGMYDGWDGGMVWLVPSDGPIQEWKPIAVIEL
- a CDS encoding hypothetical protein (EggNog:ENOG503PX1P), with product MPTTHLGTKGQPLIAAKLALGTNNQNSQPQADAYIARTVLSNGYVAYRATLTNWLPDYQYLHRAPCPEVPVNGGEHWRHDNQSQVKRDTTLALLPHKRLVVSEDFPLGSPWPSNCAAKKGHLRDVKALSSSSSKLTGEKERENKAVKETAWWLKFDCRGVPEEMKGAMQEEDEEKERVKQRQAEKARFQGGRMVQRGNAKVWRKEPRFRGSGRVVTLDDPVKDGKELAFGEQILPSDLWRENRRWNAPTVEEGEGMRMEDIIREEPAYTIRTVQRRTPKKTVKKTIKKRVSFKTPLVEEIPYLQPPELLLPGSDSDCGLSVESNSGCEYDGFLDFSEDEAQGWVPVMVREDQKKEEEGWVSLTGSWMMLGGVPEEKKMVKL
- a CDS encoding hypothetical protein (EggNog:ENOG503P5BJ), with protein sequence MVRLYLPFAAALAHSISAFASAIPYVSPNTIIDTRDVSSSSIEDTVLAKPNTVILKPIRFPRPVNTRRELRAAFSLKSEETLYWSSEDGTIAKLRIETAGENENLVNLELIDDLITQVSCPQTDGELKLTFSEEADFNEAEDIWQWVNKKPDNHFFLLVGDGACGSNTERIIYNVTGLIYNNEKETAILSVEQTTWKKAAHTFDLTVGRPAVPPSEIKKRQFLKDTWNKIKDGFTKVGEKIKETADKVIGKVKEKVEEIPAITVPVLGEVNPFDPAFNPDFSIPFESNLTAKTISLSRDQIDALATCVSCFTTGSLRIEARFAAKAFKLSEANVEISLSDELAATAIVALKAQGSVLNGPALSQSIPIFEFSPAGIAIPGVLTVGPTVAISLGAELGELKGSLGITLGGTASLPKGSTAKLDFLNEARMSKSGWEITFEEQPLKVDANIEARASAFLKGSIGMEVSVVETGFAAELTAKAPTLSASLKTITCLSALPQETLIHDWL